The Desulfatiglans anilini DSM 4660 genome includes the window CAGCCGGGATGCCGACAAACCCGGTCAGACCGTAGGGGCCGCCGGCATCGTTCGATCCGTCGTGAATCTCCCCCAAAGGCCCACGCTCGCTGAATCCTTCCCCGGAAAGACCGGCTGTGCGCCAGAAAGGTGCATCATAGAGTGCACAGAATTTCGCCTGCCCGGCCATCCACGTACCGATCCTCAGCATCGCCTGGGCAAGATCATGCGGAAGTTCCGGTTCGAAAAGCATGGTGGCAGCTGCGAGACGCGGCGGGAGAGCGAGGATCAACTGGCGGGCCCTGAACTGCGCCCACGGTTCCCGATCCAGTTCGCCGACGCTCACCAGGGCACCCTCTTCTGTTTTCTCAATTCGACAAACCGGATTATTGATGTGAATAGCACGTTCAGGAATCCGCTCACAGAGCCTCCGCACCAAAGCCATCATCCCGCCTGCCAATCGAAAGGAAGGCGGCTCCATGACGTATCCTCTGACAGTTTGAACCGAACCGTTGAAGCGCTCGAAGCGGCCACAGCCGCTGTCAAACTGCGGATAGCCCTCGAGGCCTAACGCCTGGATGAGATGAGCCATTTTCGGATGGATCGCCGGCCAATACCATGAGGGACCCAAATCACAGAAAAAACCTTGATATTCGGGGCTGAGAATCCGACCGCCAAGTCTTTCTCGGGCTTCCAGGATCAAAAAAGAGCCTTTCGTTCCCGCGAGGAGACTCGCGGCATAAACACCGCTCAACCCCCCACCGACAATGATCGTATCGAACGTTTCCGCGTGCATGGTTAATCGATCTTGTGCATCGTTATTTTGTCGAGAAAGTTGGCGCCATTTCGAACCGTCTCCAGCCGCTGCAGCCGCAGAAAAACAGCATGGCGGGCAGCATCCTCAGCCTCTGCGCCCTCACCTGCCTCACTCAGACAGTATCGCCGCGGTGTCGTCGTTAGGCCGATGGTCTGTTCAACCACGAACGTTTATCTTTTCCAACCAGCTGCGACGTTTTTTCTACGATCCAGTCAAAAGGGAGATCGGCGTAAAACGGGAATTTTTCGAGGTATTCGATCCAGGGCTCCCCTTTGCGATTTAGACTTGGAAGCACCGCATGATTTTCACCGTCAAATTCAACCAACGGCAGATCGTTTTTCTCTGACAACGCTTTGTCGAAAGTCGGGGCGAGATTGATCCAACGCC containing:
- a CDS encoding flavin monoamine oxidase family protein encodes the protein MHAETFDTIIVGGGLSGVYAASLLAGTKGSFLILEARERLGGRILSPEYQGFFCDLGPSWYWPAIHPKMAHLIQALGLEGYPQFDSGCGRFERFNGSVQTVRGYVMEPPSFRLAGGMMALVRRLCERIPERAIHINNPVCRIEKTEEGALVSVGELDREPWAQFRARQLILALPPRLAAATMLFEPELPHDLAQAMLRIGTWMAGQAKFCALYDAPFWRTAGLSGEGFSERGPLGEIHDGSNDAGGPYGLTGFVGIPAVQRSRPDLLLEEILCQLASLYGKEALNPTAFFYRDWARERFTATPYDQPPMVEHPLYHPPAGRTSIWNGTVHFAGTETADEHGGYLEGALAAAERAVYEVCSMEGSDQAKPLI